One Salvia splendens isolate huo1 chromosome 12, SspV2, whole genome shotgun sequence genomic window carries:
- the LOC121757815 gene encoding uncharacterized protein At4g04775-like, producing MTWSRFEAVVCDHGLEADVVTSNTDANPGRRFYRCQVWKEDDCNFFRWIDPSLSPNQEYFFKKLKMDRDNVQRALRDRVAKQDALDESVRSKTAEVEALQGVVADLHHQNRNIKVVIFILCIVIWILS from the coding sequence ATGACTTGGTCGAGGTTTGAGGCAGTGGTCTGTGATCACGGTCTTGAAGCTGATGTGGTGACATCAAATACGGATGCTAATCCCGGACGACGCTTCTATCGTTGCCAAGTCTGGAAGGAGGACGATTGCAACTTCTTTCGTTGGATTGATCCATCGTTGTCACCGAATCAagagtacttttttaaaaaattgaagatgGATAGGGACAACGTGCAAAGAGCATTGAGAGATAGAGTTGCTAAGCAGGATGCACTTGACGAGAGCGTCCGTTCCAAAACTGCTGAAGTTGAAGCACTCCAAGGTGTTGTCGCAGATTTGCATCATCAAAATCGGAACATAAAGgttgtcattttcattttatgtATCGTCATTTGGATACTGTCGTAG